One window from the genome of Gadus morhua chromosome 16, gadMor3.0, whole genome shotgun sequence encodes:
- the LOC115560630 gene encoding zinc finger protein 239-like: protein MSSHSEELRILSVHGKGEGPLALHGHDDLFTASKQEALSSLSTEHGVVKSLERGEQLVRREELTGHQGGGKDRPAVLSGECFPDKTNMVIHRRTHTGEKPYGCDQCTERFKLKDSLKSHMRRTHSGEKPYRCDQCVKCYYRSSHLKRHMKTHSGEKPYRCDQCVKRFSKSSNLTVHMRTHSGEKPYRCDQCVKRFSRRCILKVHMRTHSGEKPYRCNQCVKRFSQRSTLKSHMRTHSGEKPYRCNQCVKRFSKSSNLTVHMRTHSGEKPYRCDQCVKRFSRRYILKVHMRTHSGEKSYRCNQCVKRFSQRSTLKSHMRTHSGEKP, encoded by the coding sequence atgtccagtcacagcgaggagctgaggatcctgagcgtccacggaaaaggggagggcccactggcgctgCACGGCCATGACGACCTCTTCACTGCGTCCAAACAGGAGGCTCTGAGCTCGCTGTCCACGGAACACGGCGTggtcaagagcctggagcgcggcgagcagctggtccgccgcgaggagctgactgggcatcagggCGGCGGCAAGGACCGGCCCGCTGTGTTGTCTGGCGAGTGTTTTCCCGACAAAACCAATATGGTCATCCACAGGCGTacccacaccggcgagaagccatACGGGTGCGACCAGTGCACGGAGCGCTTCAAACTGAAAGACagcctgaagagccacatgaggaggactcactccggggagaagccctacaggtgtgatcAATGCGTGAAGTGCTACTATAGGAGCTCTCACCTGAAGAGGCACATGaagactcactccggggagaagccctacaggtgtgaccaatgcgtgaagcgcttcagtaAGAGTTCAAACCTGacggtccacatgaggactcactccggggagaagccctacaggtgtgaccaatgcgtgaagcgcttcagtcgtAGATGCATcctgaaggtccacatgaggactcactccggggagaagccctacaggtgtaaccaatgcgtgaagcgcttcagtcagcgCTCCActctgaagagccacatgaggactcactccggggagaagccctacaggtgtaaccaatgcgtgaagcgcttcagtaAGAGTTCAAACCTGacggtccacatgaggactcactccggggagaagccctacaggtgtgaccaatgcgtgaagcgcttcagtcgtAGATACATcctgaaggtccacatgaggactcactccggggagaagtcctacaggtgtaaccaatgcgtgaagcgcttcagtcagcgCTCCActctgaagagccacatgaggactcactccggggagaagccctga